One genomic region from Haloterrigena gelatinilytica encodes:
- a CDS encoding thiamine ABC transporter substrate-binding protein, giving the protein MKRRALLGAIGSGSALGIAGCLTRDDGGDEAGDGTLTVVTYESMIDTEDSAGPWLKERFEDEFDAELEWEQLPDGGINHYVQRADRDAEIDADVYLGLNVDDLVRVDDQLEGGALFRELDRDRLERADRVRDEFSLGDPHGRTLTYDMGYISLVYDETEVAEPASLEDLTEPAYEDALLAQNAQKADSGQAFLLWTIDAFGEDGYLDYWQRLEDNGVRVLDGWSESYSGAYMEGERSMVVSYSTDQVYANRFDYDFSRHQVAFPDDQGYANPEGMAIFEGAGDVDLAYDFFDFVLSSEAQAEIATRNVQYPAVADEHVDLDEEFDEYAHTPEEMVSFDYDDLRGDLDGWVEDWAQEFAGQ; this is encoded by the coding sequence ATGAAACGACGCGCGTTGCTCGGTGCGATCGGAAGCGGATCGGCGCTCGGCATCGCCGGCTGTCTGACGCGGGACGACGGCGGCGACGAGGCGGGCGACGGAACGCTCACCGTCGTCACCTACGAGTCGATGATCGATACGGAGGACTCCGCCGGCCCGTGGCTCAAGGAGCGCTTCGAGGACGAGTTCGACGCCGAACTCGAGTGGGAGCAACTTCCTGACGGCGGGATCAACCACTACGTCCAGCGCGCCGATCGGGACGCCGAGATCGACGCCGACGTCTACCTGGGGCTGAACGTGGACGATCTGGTGCGCGTCGACGACCAGCTCGAGGGCGGCGCCCTCTTTCGCGAACTCGATCGCGACCGACTCGAGCGGGCCGACCGCGTCCGCGACGAGTTCTCGCTGGGGGACCCCCACGGCCGCACGCTCACCTACGACATGGGCTACATCAGCCTCGTCTACGACGAGACCGAGGTCGCGGAACCCGCGTCGCTCGAGGATCTGACCGAACCCGCATACGAGGACGCGTTGCTGGCCCAGAACGCCCAGAAAGCCGATTCGGGACAGGCGTTCCTGCTGTGGACGATCGACGCCTTCGGCGAGGACGGGTACCTCGACTACTGGCAGCGACTCGAGGACAACGGGGTTCGCGTCCTCGACGGCTGGAGCGAGTCCTACTCGGGCGCGTACATGGAGGGCGAGCGATCGATGGTCGTCTCCTACTCGACCGACCAGGTGTACGCCAACCGGTTCGACTACGACTTCTCGCGCCATCAGGTCGCCTTCCCGGACGATCAGGGCTACGCCAACCCCGAGGGGATGGCGATCTTCGAGGGCGCCGGCGACGTCGACCTCGCCTACGACTTCTTCGACTTCGTCCTCTCGAGCGAGGCCCAGGCCGAGATCGCCACGCGAAACGTCCAGTACCCGGCCGTCGCGGACGAGCACGTCGACCTCGACGAGGAGTTCGACGAGTACGCGCACACGCCGGAGGAGATGGTCTCGTTCGACTACGACGATCTCCGGGGCGACCTCGACGGCTGGGTCGAGGACTGGGCTCAGGAGTTCGCCGGCCAGTAA
- a CDS encoding ABC transporter permease: protein MSLADRPVVDRLSAGAVSAWLERRALSLAALGTAAVLVVVLYLPVGLVFVEALLEDGSPTLGHVTEVLTDPFYFGVLADVFADPLAIGAHLGSLAGWLAAVSIAPTLASPVPGVDLPVPWLAVDAPPVRKGLFGFTAYQAALSTVASVAIGLPAASVLANYEFRGRRTLRSLTILPFVLPGIMVAVGFYAMFGRTGTLNTLLGAVGLGPFAFVETSPLAIVILAHAFYNAPLVARLTVSAWESVDARTVETARSLGASPRRAFRDVVVPQLVPAVLTGALLTFIFTFMTFPIVLALGGLQLATVEVWIYDRIQRLAYGEAASLAILETILSLGLTYAYLRYESAQTGFSQAPSPPPREALFPDVRTALSPRRLAILGYGCVALVLFVGPLASLVVGSFTDGSGFTLRNYAFLLERQLEGASFQTRPVPAIRNSLLFGLATLAVAVPMGVVISVLTVRAGRSGRLVDTLAMLPLAVSGVVFGIGLLQGLVFGVPLPGGWRLQVTGAVAIVAAHAVAAYPFVTRNVSPLLATLDPALVESARALGASRTRALLDVELPLVANGIVAGAAFAFAVSIGEFSSTVILASGSEHYTMPVAVERYLGRRSGPAIAMGTLLLLVTAASFVVVDRVGGRYEL from the coding sequence GTGTCCCTCGCAGATCGTCCCGTCGTCGATCGACTCTCCGCTGGCGCCGTCAGCGCGTGGCTCGAGCGCCGCGCCCTCTCGCTGGCCGCGCTCGGGACGGCGGCCGTCCTCGTCGTCGTGCTCTACCTCCCCGTCGGTCTCGTCTTCGTGGAGGCGCTCCTCGAGGACGGATCGCCGACGCTCGGTCACGTCACTGAGGTGCTGACGGATCCGTTCTACTTCGGCGTCCTCGCGGACGTCTTCGCCGATCCGCTCGCGATCGGCGCGCATCTCGGCTCGCTCGCGGGCTGGCTCGCCGCGGTGTCGATCGCGCCGACCCTCGCGTCTCCGGTTCCCGGCGTCGACCTGCCGGTGCCGTGGCTCGCCGTCGACGCGCCGCCGGTTCGGAAGGGGCTGTTCGGTTTCACGGCCTATCAGGCCGCGCTGTCGACGGTCGCGAGCGTCGCGATCGGCCTCCCGGCCGCCTCCGTCCTCGCGAACTACGAGTTCCGCGGCCGGCGCACGCTCCGATCGCTGACGATTCTACCGTTCGTGTTGCCAGGAATCATGGTCGCCGTCGGCTTCTACGCGATGTTCGGGCGGACGGGGACGCTCAACACCCTGCTCGGGGCGGTCGGCCTGGGTCCGTTCGCGTTCGTCGAGACGAGCCCGCTCGCGATCGTGATCCTCGCCCACGCCTTCTACAACGCGCCGCTGGTCGCCCGTCTGACCGTCTCCGCCTGGGAGTCCGTCGACGCCCGCACCGTCGAGACCGCCCGCAGCCTCGGCGCGAGCCCCCGCCGGGCCTTCCGCGACGTCGTCGTGCCGCAACTCGTCCCGGCGGTCCTCACCGGCGCGCTGCTGACCTTCATCTTCACGTTCATGACCTTCCCCATCGTGCTCGCGCTCGGCGGCCTCCAACTGGCGACCGTCGAGGTCTGGATCTACGACCGGATCCAGCGGTTGGCCTACGGGGAAGCGGCCTCGCTCGCGATCCTCGAGACGATCCTCTCGCTGGGGCTGACCTACGCCTACCTCCGGTACGAGTCGGCACAGACCGGGTTCTCGCAGGCGCCGTCGCCGCCGCCGAGAGAAGCGCTCTTCCCCGACGTGCGGACGGCGCTCTCGCCGCGGCGGCTCGCGATTCTGGGGTACGGGTGCGTCGCGCTGGTCCTCTTCGTCGGTCCGCTGGCGAGTCTGGTCGTCGGGAGTTTCACCGACGGCTCCGGGTTCACGCTCCGGAACTACGCGTTCCTGCTCGAGCGCCAACTCGAGGGCGCGAGCTTCCAGACGCGTCCGGTCCCGGCGATCCGGAACTCGCTGCTGTTCGGGCTCGCGACGCTGGCCGTCGCGGTGCCGATGGGCGTCGTGATCTCGGTGCTGACGGTCCGGGCCGGCAGGAGCGGACGGCTCGTCGACACGCTCGCGATGTTGCCGCTGGCGGTCAGCGGCGTCGTCTTCGGGATCGGGCTCCTGCAGGGGCTGGTCTTCGGGGTTCCCTTACCCGGCGGCTGGCGCCTCCAGGTGACGGGCGCGGTCGCCATCGTCGCCGCCCACGCGGTCGCCGCCTACCCGTTCGTGACGCGCAACGTCTCGCCGCTGCTCGCGACACTCGATCCGGCGCTGGTCGAGTCCGCCCGCGCCCTCGGCGCCTCGCGAACGCGGGCGTTGCTCGACGTCGAACTCCCGCTGGTCGCCAACGGGATCGTCGCCGGCGCGGCCTTCGCCTTCGCCGTCTCGATCGGCGAGTTCTCTTCGACGGTGATTTTGGCCAGCGGGAGCGAGCACTACACGATGCCGGTCGCCGTCGAGCGCTACCTCGGCCGTCGCTCCGGGCCCGCGATCGCCATGGGGACCCTATTGTTGCTCGTCACGGCGGCGAGTTTCGTCGTCGTCGATCGCGTCGGCGGGAGGTACGAACTGTGA
- a CDS encoding ABC transporter ATP-binding protein, giving the protein MTELRLEGVTKRYGADGSGTVALRDVDLTVRDGEFFTLVGPSGCGKTTTLRAIAGFEAPTDGTVRFDGEVVTDAAPEERDVGVVFQSYALFPHMSVAENVGYGLRYREPPAGTSVDDRVRELLELVDLEGMGDRDPDQLSGGQQQRVALARALAPEPDLLLLDEPMSALDARLRESLRRQLKRIQSRLEITTVYVTHDQAEALAISDRLAVLRDGRIEQVGRPREIYREPSTRFVAEFVGDNNVFDATARGRDGDRARVAVDGSDREFEIAGVPAGAERVSFCVRPAALARDADANRFPVEIETSEFRGEHVRAYGRWDGGSVVLQFDAEMQFPSDPDGLESGVTATTDGGMDDNGADGADDGGDATIDGDVAVGFAPTDAHVLETQSAEERR; this is encoded by the coding sequence GTGACCGAACTCCGACTCGAGGGCGTCACCAAGCGCTACGGGGCGGACGGAAGCGGCACCGTCGCGCTGCGGGACGTCGATTTGACCGTCCGCGACGGCGAGTTCTTCACGCTCGTCGGGCCGTCGGGCTGCGGGAAGACGACCACGCTCAGAGCGATCGCGGGGTTCGAGGCGCCGACCGACGGCACCGTCCGCTTCGACGGCGAGGTGGTCACCGACGCGGCGCCCGAGGAGCGAGACGTCGGCGTCGTCTTCCAGAGCTACGCGCTCTTTCCCCACATGAGCGTCGCCGAAAACGTCGGCTACGGACTTCGATACCGGGAGCCGCCCGCGGGGACGAGCGTCGACGACCGCGTCCGCGAACTGCTCGAACTGGTCGATCTCGAGGGGATGGGCGACCGCGATCCCGACCAGCTGTCGGGCGGGCAGCAACAGCGGGTCGCGCTGGCCCGCGCGCTCGCGCCCGAACCCGACCTGCTCCTGCTCGACGAGCCGATGAGCGCGCTCGACGCGCGGCTCCGGGAGTCGCTGCGCCGCCAGCTCAAACGGATCCAGTCGCGACTCGAGATCACGACCGTCTACGTCACCCACGACCAGGCGGAGGCGCTGGCGATCTCGGACCGCCTCGCGGTGCTGCGCGACGGCCGGATCGAGCAGGTCGGCCGACCGCGGGAGATCTACCGCGAGCCGTCGACCCGGTTCGTCGCCGAGTTCGTCGGCGACAACAACGTCTTCGACGCGACCGCGCGCGGCCGCGACGGCGACCGGGCGCGGGTCGCCGTCGACGGGAGCGATCGCGAGTTCGAGATCGCGGGCGTCCCGGCCGGTGCGGAGCGCGTGAGTTTCTGCGTCCGACCGGCCGCGCTCGCTCGAGACGCCGACGCCAATCGGTTCCCCGTCGAGATCGAAACGAGCGAGTTCCGCGGCGAGCACGTTCGGGCGTACGGGCGGTGGGACGGCGGGTCGGTCGTGCTCCAGTTCGACGCCGAGATGCAGTTCCCATCGGACCCCGACGGCCTCGAGAGCGGGGTGACCGCGACGACCGACGGCGGTATGGACGACAACGGAGCTGACGGTGCGGACGACGGTGGTGACGCGACGATCGACGGCGACGTCGCAGTCGGGTTCGCGCCGACGGACGCGCACGTACTTGAGACGCAGTCGGCAGAAGAGCGGCGGTAA
- a CDS encoding MBL fold metallo-hydrolase, translating to MITNLAQGVQAFTSNVFLVDGERTVLVDAGANFDVVAAVRERVDDLNAVVLTHTHRDHVGNLEAVTDAFDVDAWGYDTAIDGVDRAIADEETVRLGDHEYVALHTPGHKNDHLCFYAERPGVLFAGDLIFQNGSFGRTDLEEGDRETLIESIDRVRERIDPDLEEMHTGHGPSVTSDPYDHVELSAQMARQA from the coding sequence ATGATCACCAATCTCGCACAGGGCGTCCAGGCGTTTACGAGCAACGTCTTTCTCGTCGACGGCGAGCGGACCGTGTTGGTCGACGCGGGAGCGAACTTCGACGTCGTCGCGGCCGTCCGGGAACGGGTCGACGACCTCAACGCCGTCGTGCTCACGCACACCCACCGGGACCACGTCGGCAATCTCGAGGCGGTGACAGACGCCTTCGACGTCGACGCGTGGGGGTACGACACCGCGATCGACGGCGTCGACCGCGCGATCGCGGACGAGGAGACGGTCCGCCTGGGGGACCACGAATACGTCGCGCTTCACACGCCCGGCCACAAGAACGACCACCTCTGCTTTTACGCCGAGCGCCCGGGCGTCCTCTTCGCCGGCGATCTGATCTTCCAGAACGGGAGTTTCGGCCGAACGGATCTCGAGGAGGGCGACCGCGAGACGCTCATCGAGAGCATCGACCGCGTCCGCGAGCGGATCGATCCGGACCTCGAGGAGATGCACACGGGCCACGGGCCGAGCGTGACCTCCGACCCGTACGATCACGTCGAGCTCTCGGCGCAGATGGCGCGACAGGCCTGA
- a CDS encoding helix-turn-helix transcriptional regulator: MNRPVSVVAVVLVVLCVAGLGVPTAVAGTGATSDPSPYAQSIAPTETQSQPAIAQSQDFDQTTFEITVHQNGSATWTIRHERRFGGENASEERDAFEEFAEEFESEESDLYQRFVNSSKAMAASGAEQTDREMEATNFRRSARVEEQLGTTHGIVEMSFTWEGFARVDGGTVTVGDVFEDLYIADDQVIEVEAGDGLTFERVDPEADAQYAGNSLENADTVRWSGEQQFLDGQPRAVFVRDGVAEGSAVTWQLAAAGLLALAVVVGAVWYHRRRTDDDGDGPTPDAVAEPDDSEASAPAAAAATAAATERDTDDEPSAQETQPEPDPLTDEELLTDEDRVVKLIRENGGRMKQVNIVEETGWSKSKVSMLLSDMEEDGTISKLRVGRENIISLDGFEPEATKSPFEE; encoded by the coding sequence ATGAACCGGCCGGTCTCCGTCGTCGCCGTCGTTCTCGTCGTGCTCTGTGTCGCCGGTCTCGGCGTCCCGACGGCGGTGGCTGGGACGGGTGCCACAAGCGACCCGTCGCCGTACGCACAGTCGATCGCGCCGACGGAGACGCAGTCACAGCCCGCGATCGCTCAGTCCCAGGACTTCGATCAGACGACGTTCGAGATCACCGTCCACCAGAACGGGAGCGCGACGTGGACGATCCGCCACGAACGGCGGTTCGGGGGCGAGAACGCATCCGAAGAACGGGACGCGTTCGAGGAGTTCGCCGAGGAGTTCGAGTCCGAAGAGAGCGACCTCTATCAGCGGTTTGTCAACTCCTCGAAGGCCATGGCGGCCAGCGGCGCCGAGCAGACCGACCGCGAGATGGAAGCGACGAACTTCCGACGCTCCGCGAGAGTCGAAGAGCAGTTGGGCACGACGCACGGCATCGTCGAAATGTCGTTCACCTGGGAAGGGTTCGCCCGCGTCGACGGCGGGACCGTTACCGTCGGCGACGTCTTCGAAGACCTCTACATCGCGGATGATCAGGTAATCGAGGTCGAGGCCGGCGACGGTCTCACCTTCGAACGCGTCGATCCCGAAGCCGACGCTCAGTACGCCGGCAACTCGCTCGAGAACGCGGACACGGTTCGCTGGAGCGGCGAGCAGCAGTTTCTCGACGGGCAACCGCGAGCGGTGTTCGTACGGGACGGCGTCGCCGAAGGGAGCGCCGTGACGTGGCAACTCGCCGCGGCCGGCCTCCTCGCGTTGGCGGTCGTCGTCGGCGCCGTCTGGTATCACCGCCGCCGGACCGACGACGACGGCGACGGTCCGACGCCGGACGCAGTCGCGGAGCCGGACGATTCGGAGGCGTCGGCCCCGGCGGCGGCAGCCGCGACGGCCGCCGCGACCGAGCGCGATACCGACGACGAGCCGTCGGCACAAGAGACCCAACCGGAGCCCGATCCGCTCACCGACGAAGAGCTGCTCACCGACGAGGACCGTGTCGTCAAACTCATCCGCGAGAACGGCGGTCGCATGAAGCAGGTCAACATCGTCGAAGAGACGGGCTGGTCGAAATCCAAGGTCAGCATGCTCCTCTCCGATATGGAAGAGGACGGCACGATCAGCAAACTCCGGGTCGGTCGCGAGAACATCATCAGCCTCGACGGGTTCGAACCCGAAGCGACCAAATCGCCTTTCGAGGAATGA
- a CDS encoding LEA type 2 family protein produces the protein MSRRRAALAVLAAIVLTGGTATYGVITADRPQVESVETEWGTVTDERTEVETRIGVDEPSVLRAGDAVADVSYTVSANDIVLASERDNRVRLDETGRAVTVSTWIDNDEIPAWWASHVNRNETTTVRVEPDVVTTYGGIRLPADGAAQERTVRTDLLEPLRTNQTRRFRAYDRTVLVVDETDAEWGTATENRTPIDASATVTNPTGLPVPITEIGYTVRLNGIVVGEGVAADQTVIPAGSTRTIDAGAAIDNAELDDWWVTHLRNDETSNLTVEFDATLEYAGIRRTVPLEFLSYDRTFRTDLLGSADANEAESASDRDDQRERVRRPN, from the coding sequence ATGAGCCGTCGCAGAGCGGCGCTGGCGGTGCTCGCCGCGATCGTTCTGACCGGCGGGACCGCGACGTACGGCGTGATCACGGCCGACCGGCCGCAGGTCGAATCGGTCGAGACCGAGTGGGGGACCGTCACGGACGAGCGGACCGAAGTCGAAACCCGGATCGGCGTCGACGAGCCGTCGGTACTCCGCGCCGGCGACGCCGTGGCGGACGTCTCGTACACCGTCTCGGCGAACGACATCGTGCTCGCGTCGGAGCGGGACAACCGCGTCCGACTCGACGAGACGGGACGCGCCGTTACCGTCTCGACGTGGATCGACAACGACGAGATTCCGGCGTGGTGGGCGTCCCACGTCAACCGAAACGAGACGACGACGGTTCGCGTCGAACCCGACGTGGTCACCACCTACGGCGGTATCCGGCTCCCCGCGGACGGAGCGGCGCAGGAACGGACCGTCCGGACGGACCTGCTCGAGCCGCTCCGGACGAATCAGACCCGACGGTTTCGGGCGTACGATCGGACGGTGTTGGTCGTCGACGAAACGGACGCCGAGTGGGGCACCGCGACCGAAAATCGCACGCCGATCGACGCGTCGGCGACGGTGACCAACCCGACCGGGCTGCCGGTCCCGATCACGGAGATCGGCTACACGGTACGGCTGAACGGAATCGTCGTCGGAGAGGGCGTTGCGGCCGACCAGACCGTTATTCCGGCCGGCAGTACGCGAACGATCGACGCCGGGGCGGCCATCGATAACGCGGAGCTAGACGACTGGTGGGTCACGCACCTCCGGAACGACGAAACGTCGAACCTGACGGTCGAGTTCGACGCGACCCTCGAGTACGCCGGGATTCGGCGGACGGTCCCGCTGGAGTTCCTCTCGTACGACCGCACGTTCCGGACGGATCTGCTCGGATCGGCAGATGCGAACGAGGCCGAGTCCGCGAGCGATCGGGACGACCAGCGAGAACGGGTTCGACGGCCGAATTAG
- a CDS encoding cellulase family glycosylhydrolase, with translation MHRRRYLASLSASSVAALAGCSSQRTDGPVTAGPPRLTVEGRWVTDPDGNPVVLRGVSLDDPVWSLEHAAVREEEYWDAVRLATDDDAGWHARVLRLPITPRSISDAGMDAVVDALDRAVELAAERGVYLLVDYHASERYDTSSIDRRLRSFWDRVAPRYADDAHVLYELFGAPTEPAAGGLEAWRTWRDRATPWLSRVRDRAPETPIVVGSPAWSSMTAHAAEEPFDHDGLLYSAHVYPSWDPRSWEAAFGTPAFDVPVFVTEWGYTAAAGAEAAGADAHLIGSTAEWGEPFREWVDAHENVHWCAATFGTRRQPAMFDADWSLPDGDDHMGALVKDWLADRRDDHRPGRETPIPSGEGSPPAAPGAVRIEEVHETRATVRWERPPDPDGDDVLQYRVIVDDREPSTLRGVERATELSNLDPDREYEVRVTAVDERGLESDPASVRFSTLDRTRPAAIIPRTASNPVGDEDGAWSAAEPHAADMLLWTDRPLENAITWRALWDETALYVRIDLTDIEDWQDTFAEVYLDLDNSREETYDGENDLDMIVPRGGRIIWQSANTAPISDGSSVTTTETDGGWRAEFTIPWREYGVRPIVGHRFGMDVHTVVEEDGERIAKFGWFDESDDAWADPRKFATVELGE, from the coding sequence ATGCACCGCCGACGGTATCTGGCGTCGCTCTCGGCTAGTTCGGTGGCCGCACTCGCCGGCTGCTCGAGCCAGCGAACCGACGGTCCGGTGACGGCCGGACCGCCGCGACTCACCGTCGAAGGGCGCTGGGTGACCGATCCGGACGGCAACCCGGTCGTCCTCCGCGGAGTGAGCCTCGACGATCCGGTGTGGAGCCTCGAACACGCCGCGGTGCGGGAGGAAGAGTACTGGGATGCCGTCCGACTCGCGACCGACGACGACGCCGGGTGGCACGCGCGGGTACTTCGGCTCCCGATAACGCCGCGTTCGATCAGCGACGCCGGCATGGACGCCGTCGTCGACGCCCTCGATCGGGCGGTCGAACTCGCGGCCGAGCGAGGCGTCTACCTGCTGGTCGACTACCACGCGAGCGAACGCTACGACACGTCGTCGATCGATCGGCGACTGCGCTCGTTCTGGGACCGCGTCGCCCCGCGGTACGCCGACGACGCCCACGTCCTCTACGAACTGTTCGGCGCGCCGACCGAGCCGGCGGCCGGCGGCCTCGAGGCCTGGCGGACCTGGCGCGACCGCGCGACGCCGTGGTTGTCCCGCGTCCGCGACCGCGCTCCGGAGACGCCGATCGTCGTCGGGTCGCCGGCGTGGTCGTCGATGACGGCCCACGCCGCCGAGGAACCGTTCGATCACGACGGACTGCTGTACTCGGCGCACGTCTACCCGTCCTGGGACCCCCGCTCCTGGGAGGCGGCCTTCGGAACGCCCGCCTTCGACGTCCCGGTGTTCGTGACCGAGTGGGGGTACACCGCCGCCGCCGGCGCCGAGGCGGCGGGGGCGGACGCCCACCTGATCGGGAGCACGGCGGAGTGGGGCGAGCCGTTCCGCGAGTGGGTCGACGCCCACGAGAACGTCCACTGGTGTGCGGCGACGTTCGGGACTCGCCGACAGCCGGCCATGTTCGACGCCGACTGGTCCCTCCCCGACGGCGACGACCACATGGGCGCGCTGGTCAAGGACTGGCTCGCCGACAGACGCGACGACCACCGACCCGGTCGGGAGACGCCGATCCCGTCCGGCGAGGGGTCGCCGCCGGCAGCCCCGGGAGCGGTCAGAATCGAGGAGGTCCACGAGACGAGGGCGACCGTGCGATGGGAACGGCCGCCGGATCCGGACGGCGACGACGTCCTCCAGTACCGGGTGATCGTCGACGACCGCGAGCCGTCGACCCTGCGGGGCGTCGAACGAGCGACCGAACTCTCGAACCTCGATCCGGATCGAGAGTACGAGGTGCGCGTGACGGCCGTCGACGAGCGCGGCCTCGAGTCGGACCCCGCGTCCGTCCGGTTCAGTACGCTCGATCGCACCCGGCCGGCGGCAATCATCCCCAGAACCGCCTCGAATCCGGTCGGCGACGAGGACGGTGCGTGGTCCGCCGCCGAACCACATGCGGCCGATATGCTCCTCTGGACCGATCGCCCGCTCGAGAACGCGATCACGTGGCGGGCGCTGTGGGACGAAACCGCGCTGTACGTGCGCATCGATCTCACCGATATCGAGGACTGGCAGGACACCTTCGCGGAGGTGTATCTCGACCTCGACAACAGCCGCGAGGAGACGTACGACGGAGAGAACGATCTCGATATGATCGTTCCTCGAGGCGGGCGGATCATCTGGCAGAGCGCGAACACGGCGCCGATAAGCGACGGCTCTTCGGTCACGACGACCGAGACCGACGGCGGATGGCGGGCGGAGTTTACGATTCCGTGGCGGGAATACGGCGTGCGGCCGATCGTCGGTCATCGCTTCGGAATGGACGTCCACACCGTCGTCGAGGAAGACGGCGAGCGAATCGCGAAGTTCGGCTGGTTCGACGAGAGCGACGACGCGTGGGCGGATCCGCGGAAGTTCGCGACCGTCGAACTCGGCGAGTGA